A stretch of the Notamacropus eugenii isolate mMacEug1 chromosome 2, mMacEug1.pri_v2, whole genome shotgun sequence genome encodes the following:
- the LOC140523620 gene encoding olfactory receptor 2G3-like codes for MQYVNGSFLDNFILMGFSNYPWLDLPLFLILLTSYSFTLVGNIAIILVSQLDTQLQSPMYFFLTNLSFLDVCFTTTTVPQMLVNLGGATKTITYVGCVAQVYVFQWLGSTECVLLGMMALDRYVAVCEPLRYSVIMNYQLCLQLAIIAWLIGLVNSLLQSTLTIQLPLCDHRALDHFFCELPSLIKMACVDTTVNEITLAVVATFLILGPLSMISIYYYYIIQAVLRIPSVDGRHKTFNTCSSHLLVVFLYYGPGIYIYMQPSASGSQDLSKFLTFFYCVLTPMANPFIYTLRNKEVKGALRRLLRKGFFIKQR; via the coding sequence ATGCAGTATGTAAATGGAAGCTTTCTAGATAATTTCATTCTAATGGGCTTCTCCAATTACCCATGGCTAGATCTacccctcttcctcatccttcttaCCTCCTACTCCTTCACTCTGGTAGGGAACATTGCCATCATCCTGGTATCTCAACTTGATACTCAACTTCAAAGCCCAATGTATTTTTTCCTCACTAATCTCTCCTTTCTGGATGTCTGCTTTACCACCACCACTGTGCCCCAGATGCTGGTCAACTTAGGGGGTGCAACTAAAACAATCACTTATGTGGGCTGTGTAGCCCAAGTCTATGTGTTTCAGTGGTTAGGTAGTACCGAATGTGTTCTTCTAGGCATGATGGCTTTGGATCGCTATGTGGCTGTCTGTGAACCTCTGAGATACTCTGTTATCATGAATTACCAGCTCTGCCTCCAGTTGGCCATCATTGCCTGGCTTATAGGTTTGGTCAACTCATTGCTGCAGTCCACACTCACAATCCAGCTACCCCTGTGTGATCACAGAGCACTGGACCACTTCTTCTGTGAATTGCCCAGTCTCATTAAAATGGCCTGTGTGGACACCACAGTCAATGAGATTACCTTGGCAGTGGTTGCTACCTTCTTGATTTTGGGTCCTCTTTCCATGATCTCCATTTATTACTACTACATTATTCAAGCTGTGCTCCGAATCCCCTCTGTTGATGGAAGGCACAAGACTTTCAATACCTGCTCCTCACACCTATTAGTAGTGTTTCTTTATTATGGTCCTGGAATCTACATCTATATGCAGCCTTCAGCAAGTGGTTCCCAAGATTTATCCAAGTTCCTGACATTCTTTTACTGTGTCCTAACCCCCATGGCTAATCCTTTCATCTACACTTTGAGGAACAAAGAAGTAAAGGGAGCTCTGAGAAGACTTCTGAGGAAAGGCTTCTTTATCAAGCAAAGATAA